A region of the Gemmobacter fulvus genome:
GCAGGATGGCAAATTCATCCGGGCCGTTGCCGGTGGATTGCAGGTTCATCAGCTCTGGCGCGGCATCGCTGCCACAGCCCGCCAGCGTCAGAGCAAGCGCTGTGGCTCCTGCCAGAATGGCCCCCCGTGCTGCCTGCATCGTCTACTCCCGAAACTGCGTCCCATTGTCTTTAGCGCAAAGGCGCGGGCGCGTCACGGGGTCTTTCGGCGCTTGGTGGTTGCCGGCTTGTCGGTGCCGGTAAACAGCACAAGCCCCGCTGCCCCCGCGAAAATCGCAATATCCGCCACGTTGAACGCATAGGGGTTTTCAAAGCCGCAGCAGGACATGTTCAGAAAATCCGCGACGGCCCCATAGGCCACGCGGTCCACCACATTGCCCAGCGCCCCGCCGATCAGCACGCCCGCCGAAGCCCGGGCCCAGGGGCCGTGCTTTGACCGCGCGGTCCAGCGCCAGACCCAGGCCACGATCACCAGCGACAGGGCGATCAGCACCCAGCGCATGACCCCTGCGCTGCTGGCAAACAGCCCGAAATTCACACCCTGGTTCCACGCCATGCGGAAATTGAGCAAGGGCGGGATCACGTCGATCTCGCCCCGCTCGCGCAAGTTCAGCCCGAAAACCACAGCAAGTTTCGTGGCCTGATCGACCACGAAAATCACCAGCGCAATCAGTGCGACCCGTTTCATCATCAGTGCCGGAAATGCCGCTGGCCGGTGAACACCATCGCCAGCCCCGCCGCATCCGCCGCCGCGATCACCTCGTCATCGCGCATGGAGCCGCCGGGCTGAATGATCGCGGTCGCCCCCGCCTCTGCCGCCGTGATCAGACCATCCGCAAAGGGGAAGAACGCATCGGATGCCACGACCGAGCCTTGGGTCAGCGGCCCCGGAAGGCCCATCGCCTCGGCCATGTCCTGCGCCTTGCGGGCAGCGATTCGCGTGCTGTCGACGCGGCTCATCTGGCCCGCGCCCACGCCGACGGTGGCCCCGTCCTTCACATAGATGATCGCGTTGGACTTGACGTGTTTCGCCACGGTCCAGGCAAACAGCAGATCACGCAATTCGGCCTCGGTCGGGGCGCGTTTGGTCACGACCTTCAGGTCGGACAGCGCCACATGGCCATTGTCGCGGTCCTGCACCAGAAAGCCGCCCGCAACCTGCCGCCAGGCAAGGCCCTTGGCTTTCGGATCGGGCAGGCGGTCGGTGGTCAGCAGGCGCAGGTTCTTCTTGGCCGCAAACACCGCGCGCGCGGCCTGATCGGCGCCGGGAGCAATCACGACTTCGGTGAAGATTTCCACGATCTTTTCGGCGGTCGGCCCGTCCAGCGGCTGATTGAGCGCGATGATCCCGCCAAAGGCCGAGGTGCGGTCGCAGTCAAAGGCGCGGGCATAGGCTTCGGCCAGCGTTGCGCCTTGCGCCACGCCACAGGGATTGGCGTGTTTGATGATGGCGCAGGCCGGGCCTTGCGCCGGATCGAATTCGGCCACCAGCTCGAACGCCGCGTCGGTATCGTTGATATTGTTGTAGGACAGCTCTTTGCCCTGCCATTGCCGCGCCGTGGCCACACCAGGGCGCAGCGTGCCATCGGTATAGAAGGCAGCCTTCTGATGCGGGTTTTCGCCATAGCGCAGGGTCTGGGCCAGCGTGCCCGCAAAGGCGCGGCGGCGCGGGGCCTCATCCTTGATCGCGCCCGCCATCCAGGCGGAAACAGCGGCGTCATAGGCCGCCGTGCGCGAATAGGCGGTCAGCGCTAGCTTCTGCCGGAACCCGTAAGAGGTGGCCCCGCCATGCGCCTTCATCTCGGCCAGCAGCGCGTCGTAATCCTGCGGATCGGTGACGACATTCACAAACTTGTGGTTCTTCGATGCGGCGCGGATCATCGCCGGGCCGCCGATGTCGATATTCTCGATGCAATCGGCATAGGAGGCGCCGCGCGCCACGGTCTGTTCAAACGGGTAGAGGTTGACCACCAGCAGATCAATCGGCTCGATCCCATGCGCGGCCATGGCGACCAGATGTTCATCATCGTCGCGCAGCGCCAGCAGACCGCCGTGCACCATCGGATGCAGGGTTTTCACCCGGCCATCCATCATCTCGGGGAAGCCCGTCACCTCAGCCACATCGCGCACCTTCAGCCCGGCGGTGCGCAGTGTCTGCGCGGTGCCGCCGGTAGAGATCAGCTCCACCCCCATCGCGGCCAGCGCACGGGCCAGATCCAACAGGCCTGTCTTGTCGGAAACCGACAACAACGCCCGCCCGATATGGACAAGGTTCACAGAGGCAGCGGGGTTGTGCATGGGCTTTCCCTCCAGATCACGGGCGGGATGTGGGATCATCCCTGTCAAGGTCGCGGATGGCGAGCGGAGTATCCTGTGCTTTTGCCAAGGTCCAGCCGATCCGGGCCTGAAAATCCTGTAAAACAGCGGTCAGCATGATCTGTTTTGCCGCACGCGGCATCAATCGGCCTTTCTCAAGGTAAACCGATGGCTCCAGCGACAGTTTCGCCAGCCCGTCATGGCGCAGAACCCAGATCTCACCCGAGCGCAGCGCCATCGAAACCGCCGCACCGCCCATGTCGATTTCGGCATCCACGTCGGGATGCAGATGAAAGCGCAGGGCAAAGCGAATCCCCTCGCCCGCGCGTTTCAGCACCGAGGAGAGGCGGGCCTTGTCCTCGGCGGTTTCCGCCGCCAGCAGGTCAAGCCCGGCCAGATGCCGGCCATCGGTGCTGAGCGTGAGATCGCGGAAATGCACCAGCCCATGCGTGGAACGCCAGCCCGCATGCCCGGCCAGCAGGTGCTGGCCTTCGGCGGCGGCGCCTTGCCGCATCATCACCACCCGCGCCCGATCCTCCAGCACCTCGCGCCCGTCATGGGCAAAGCGCGACGAGGAAAACCCCTCGATCGCCAGGGTGGAATGGCTTTGCGTGGCGCGGCTGGCGCGGTGCCAATCGGCCCCGAACGGCGCGCCGGTGCCGCAGCTGACAATCAGCGGCCTGCGCCCCGAAGTCAGCTCGAACGCCAGTGTCGCCGCATGGGCCGAGGCCCCGGCCCGCCCCGCCGGGGGATCGGCGGCATCCACGATCACTGTGCTGCGACCGCCTGCAAGGCGCGCAAACCCCATCGACAGGCCCGGATGCGGCAGCGGTTTGACCCCGGCGCTGGCCAGAGCATGATCCAGCCGCCCTTCCAGCCCACGCCCGCCACCATGAAACCGTGCGAGGCCCCCATCCGCATGGCGCAGCGCGCGCAGCGTCGGTGCAATCCGCTCGATCGCCGCCAGATGCGCCGCAGGTACGATGCGCCCGGCATCGGTCAGCGCCTGCGCGGCCCAGGTCAGCAGGGTGAAAACTTCCAGCAATTCTTCGGGATTGCGCGTCGGGATACCGCCTTCGGCATCCACCTCGCGTTCACATTCCCGCGCCAGCGCCGCCGCCGCCGGATCCACATGGCCCTCCATGCCGATCAGGGCGAGCCCGGCATAGATCAGCCCGGTCAGCGCCTCGAACCGGGGCAGCCCCGGCGAGGCCGCCTGCCAGCGCGCCGCCAGAAACACCGTCTGATGCGACAGCGCGTGATAATAGGCCAGCGCCCGCGCCCGATCCTGCCCGCCCAGCAGCAGAATGGCGTGGTTGATCCAGCGGATCA
Encoded here:
- the lspA gene encoding signal peptidase II produces the protein MKRVALIALVIFVVDQATKLAVVFGLNLRERGEIDVIPPLLNFRMAWNQGVNFGLFASSAGVMRWVLIALSLVIVAWVWRWTARSKHGPWARASAGVLIGGALGNVVDRVAYGAVADFLNMSCCGFENPYAFNVADIAIFAGAAGLVLFTGTDKPATTKRRKTP
- the purH gene encoding bifunctional phosphoribosylaminoimidazolecarboxamide formyltransferase/IMP cyclohydrolase, encoding MHNPAASVNLVHIGRALLSVSDKTGLLDLARALAAMGVELISTGGTAQTLRTAGLKVRDVAEVTGFPEMMDGRVKTLHPMVHGGLLALRDDDEHLVAMAAHGIEPIDLLVVNLYPFEQTVARGASYADCIENIDIGGPAMIRAASKNHKFVNVVTDPQDYDALLAEMKAHGGATSYGFRQKLALTAYSRTAAYDAAVSAWMAGAIKDEAPRRRAFAGTLAQTLRYGENPHQKAAFYTDGTLRPGVATARQWQGKELSYNNINDTDAAFELVAEFDPAQGPACAIIKHANPCGVAQGATLAEAYARAFDCDRTSAFGGIIALNQPLDGPTAEKIVEIFTEVVIAPGADQAARAVFAAKKNLRLLTTDRLPDPKAKGLAWRQVAGGFLVQDRDNGHVALSDLKVVTKRAPTEAELRDLLFAWTVAKHVKSNAIIYVKDGATVGVGAGQMSRVDSTRIAARKAQDMAEAMGLPGPLTQGSVVASDAFFPFADGLITAAEAGATAIIQPGGSMRDDEVIAAADAAGLAMVFTGQRHFRH
- a CDS encoding heparinase II/III family protein, which produces MTGVARSAWWAEAWVQAMNRLAARRAARAEPAAGFVSQPEPRTIGLYARGKQLVAGNFLFAGHLVEAPGLDIWDIAKPSPAFEAELQGYGWLDDLAAVGDPGARKRAQDWTFGWIARYGRGQGPGWSPDLTGRRLIRWINHAILLLGGQDRARALAYYHALSHQTVFLAARWQAASPGLPRFEALTGLIYAGLALIGMEGHVDPAAAALARECEREVDAEGGIPTRNPEELLEVFTLLTWAAQALTDAGRIVPAAHLAAIERIAPTLRALRHADGGLARFHGGGRGLEGRLDHALASAGVKPLPHPGLSMGFARLAGGRSTVIVDAADPPAGRAGASAHAATLAFELTSGRRPLIVSCGTGAPFGADWHRASRATQSHSTLAIEGFSSSRFAHDGREVLEDRARVVMMRQGAAAEGQHLLAGHAGWRSTHGLVHFRDLTLSTDGRHLAGLDLLAAETAEDKARLSSVLKRAGEGIRFALRFHLHPDVDAEIDMGGAAVSMALRSGEIWVLRHDGLAKLSLEPSVYLEKGRLMPRAAKQIMLTAVLQDFQARIGWTLAKAQDTPLAIRDLDRDDPTSRP